The DNA sequence TATCGAATATTTTGGCATTCGGATAGCCAACTGAAAATTCTAACgaataaataattatttttttttgcttgattccaaatacacaaaacaaaacataaataaactAATTTCCGCTCAAAAGTAAATGGCCaactgcttttcatttttagatAATCAACACATTTGACTTGAATTTAAAGTGCGATTAAGAGCGCATTATTGTACTCTCAAGAAACATTAGTGAGATTTGTGACAAATGTCTTCTCGTGTTTTGGATTATTGTCAGGCCACCCTACATGTGGAAAGACGAAGTCAAACCAGACGCCACGGCGATTGTTCATCCCGTGTGCGTTATGGTCATCTCCCGCAGGCGAGCAGCATTGGCCACTTTCAAACTAAATGTTGAGCAACATAAATGCTTTGGATTTAAATAATCTCATGAAGTAACCAGGCTTGGCTATGGGATGGGATAACGTCTTCAACTGGCCATCGTCAATGTGGAAGTTGATACAGTCACAGAGACGCTGTATTCCAATTGAATCTGTACTACACGTACAATAGAAAAATCATTTTCTAGAGAGAACGTCATGTTTATTAAACTTGAGAGAACCTTTTTCCGATATATATCTCATTGGATATGAGGGAGGCCACCGAGGGAGGAAACTGGACAAAAAGGTCAGGATGTGCAGAAAGTAACCTCACTATGCTGTGCTGATTTTCGGATACAGTAGAAatgcttgggaaaaaaatgtgacctgTCAGGCAACCGATGGGAGTGAAAAAGAAGAGTCTATGAACTCCAGTGTCATGGCCGTCATGAATCCTGTGCGGCGCATGGCGTGAATCTGATGTTGATAATTTTGCAGATCTCTGAGTGGGAGGGCTGCGCCACTGTGGTAGTGGTCACAGCCGACATCAATCATGGTTAATCGAAGCGGATCCTCTCACTACCTTCAAATGCGGCGTGGGAGTCAAACACTAATGTTGACAGATGGCAGAAACACACCTGCACCTTCAAGTGGGACTTGGAGACCACCGCAGACCCCCGATTGGTCATGCCCACCCATTACATGAAATGCGTCGTTAGATCAGTTGTAAACCCTACGCTGGTGTTAGACATGCACTGAGCAGGCGTAAGGTTTAGATTGACTTTCTGCAAACAGATTGTCATCCCGCCAGATGCATCCCAAGACTCTCTTTCTGCTGTGTCGGCTCTCCATGTTTGGAGTAGGCCGGTCTGCGAAATTGTCAAAAGCGCAGCAACACTGACATGAAAATCAGGACCAGGCCAGTATTCTGGCAAAGTTGGAGTAAAGTATCACAGATTATTAATGTGCCCTGTATGAGTACCACATGGGTTGCTGCCATGTTATTTTACAGATGCTGACCCGAAATGCGTTTAGTCCAGGAAAAATAGTGCTTTTATCAACTTCGTTTGAAACTCTTTCACTGCCAGTGACATATTTTGGGTTTTTAAGAATCCGGACATTCAATCCCAGGTGAATGAGTTTTCATTTCagacaaaaaagggaaaaaacacaGTGTTAACTCATGAAAAAGATTGAATCACTGCACATATTTCCTTCGATGTGCAAAGATCGACTGACAATTAATTGATAATCGATAAAGATATTTGTTAATCGAGTAATTGTTTACATACCTCTTTTTAATTTAGAATTTGTCCAAATCCTCAGAAATTCTGCTCGTCAACAGTCAATATTTTCTCATCTCTGTCATCCTCgatgaaagcagactgattatctttgtgttgaatgaaaataaaacattctgaTTCACCGattaatcaacaaaataatcaacGGATTAATCGCCGATTAAATATTGCATTTTAGGAAACCACCAAATTCTAAGAACCTCACAAATCTAATCGCAAAAGATGTGTCGCTTGGCGTCGTGTTATCTGTCATGCGTCAGATGACTGGTTTCTGAttgaaaatacataaataagaaTAAAGTGCGTCACTTTGCAAGTAAGTGAATTGATTCACTGAGGCAAAAAGAATACGCAACACAACCTGATCCCTCACAATTAATCAAAATAAGCAGTTTAATTGCACTGGAAAAGTGTCTTATGATCAATGCTTCCTCAGACTTTCATCCTGCTTGTCCCCGCAAAGCATCTTTTCCCTTCCTTAGTGACAGTCGTTCCCTTTTATTCCTCTCCTAGCCCGTTCATTACTTTTCCCGTCCATCCACGCGGGTTCATTTTCACCTTTCCTTTCTGCCACCTTCCTTTTCATGCGGCTTCGCTGCCTTCCCTTCATGCTTTTTAACGTGTTTTTCATCCGCTGCCTCGCATTTCTTGCGCGCGTCGCAACAACTGCCTCTCAGGCAATTAAACAGCGGGAGTTTTCAACACGCCGGTTAGCTTGGATGGGTGGGAGGAACTTCGACACCTGTTCTGTATTTGGAAAGCAGGTTGAAATCACTCGGTTTTCCTCATGTCAATATCTTCTGCACCGTTTGACTAACTTGATGACTTTCAAAGCAACGCGCCTCACATTTGTCACCTCCAGTTGTGTTTTGTGCGCGTAGCCAGACAACAATAACCCGCTCCAAATGTTTCCCGCCTTCCTCGCTGTTGCCGCAGCTATGCCGCGGTAATTAATTTGGGACTCCAATAATAGCGTCTAAGTAGCAACACGTAACGGCAAAACTCCAGGGAGCCCACATCATAATTACACAACAGTTTAATTTGCAAAGAACACATTGTAACTAACACTCATTATGCACGTGTTTAATACAGGGAACGGGGGTGAGGGGTTGCTCAAACATTTCCTATCACTTGACACATCAAAAGAATCAAAAGAGGCAGCAGGGCGCATGCGGTGGAAGTGAGTTGTAAGTGGGACGAAGGGGAGGTGGTTTTGCAAGGGTGTGGTTCCCGAAGTGTCTACCCCGAAACCTTTTGTCATAGCGTGAGTACCCCCTAACTCGTATGGCGTGATGAGTCTCCAAAAGTGGAACGGAACACAACCGATTATAACAtgaaaatctttttcttttgtttcttaaaTGTGAACActtaattctcaggcattgacttctttttaattcaaacataaatgtatttcaaaatatatataacttTGATTGAAGAATTAACCTGACTTTTGCTGGATATACTCTTGTCACACTGACCACCAAAAAGTGGCGCTCCTTTGAAGAAGTCCGCTTaaagcctttcagggacagcggttacaacagtggacagcatatcgtgttatcaggtgacagggtgcatgaaagggttcacgTCACACTTGGGTTGACATGCGGCTGTTGTCATTTTGCCGCCGCAGCGCCACAGGTTATCcatctgaaaaataaatgatgcCATGTTTCCAGGTACTCCCTGCAATATGCTCACGTCCCCCCCAGGGGCACGCGTACCCCTAATTGGGTAAAAACAGACCAGCGGATAGATATTTCTTTACTGTAAATTGAAAGCCGTGCGGCGTGGAACCTCACTATTTGAATACCGCAAGAAAGAAGTGGAGGGAATATGTGCTGTCCGTGGTGCTGAAGTTGTAGCGGCTGCAGTATTGCGCTACAGGCACCCCATTTGATTGTGACTCTGTGCATGTTTGGATTCTAACCATCATCTGTTGATGCTCACCCATTTTTTGTTCTCACTGGAGAAATAagatgcgtgcacacacacacacacacacacacacacacacacacacacacacacacgcacgcacgcacactaacCTGTATTGTTTGCCGGTTGTAGACTTTCACTACATGGAAGTTAAAACTGTAAATCCCTTTTCGCGGAGCGACGAAATTACTCCTCTCCTCATCGAAATTGCTCCCGACGTTTACGAGAACCTGACAGAGGAGAAATAATAACGTTAGGTTGTCGACGTGGGATTCAATTAGTTGCTGCAATTTGACGTTGGGGTGCGGCAAACATGACAAGATGTGAAGTTTTCGCTGACACCCACACACAACATTTCTGCTCTTATTTATCTTCCTGTTGTTTCATAAACTGACCAATTTTTTCCAAGATACAAGGAATCCGATCAAGTCTATGACTAATGAAACAACATGATTTAAATGGCCACTTCCAGTCGGTGCAAAAATGCGCATCTTGCCTCACCGTGTTCAGATTCCACCAGTGAAGACAAAAAACTGGATTCCTTTATCTGCCCCTTTTTGCCACTTAACTTTAtagggcaggaaaaaaaagactcaaatcATCTTCCCAATGAAATTTCAATTATGCATCTCTGCAGCCAAATGTCTGATTTAATGGAATAGGTGGAAGCGGACCGTGGCGGGTAATTGAGCGGCAGTTTGAGTGAAAATGAACCTTTCTGGCAAGCAAGTAGGACTTCGCCCCCGTGACCCGCAGTCACTAAATTATTTGATGACATGTCAGATCACATAGCCAATATCATCTTGAAAAGCCAAAATCtggaaaaggctttttttttaaatgtcagacTTGCATTAGCTTCAAAAAGGATTGGATCACACACGCTTCACTTGGATTGTGCATCTGACCGTTAGAGTACCAGACTGGCACGACTGGAAGTTGCTGATTTGTCCTTCCAGCAACTCAGTCTGAcctgaatatttttgtttgtttttacaacacctttttttaaacgcaTGGGACAGTTCATATTTCAGCAACCGTCGCTTATTTGTCAGGGTGTGTGCTTTGGACCcatattttttacattcagtCCTCCTGTGGACAGATGTGTgatgtgcccttgagcaaggcaccgTCGACACCCTCCTGAATCTGCAGCACAGCTTGTGCAGAATGTAAATTGCGTTTCCCGATGAGGGAtgacagtcaatataaaaatacTTACAGCAGTGTTTTTAACTGCAAAAGCAGTCCTGATGTGAGACCACCATTTTCATAGACATTATTAATCAAATTAATAAACACATTAAGCTGACATGGAATTGTTAACTCGCGACTCAGTAGATGGTCTTCAACATTTTTAACACAAACGCCACActtttcttctgccttgtcaGACATTAAATCTCCACTTGATCTCAACAGCACATTAATGAGGTTACCTTGGTTATAAAGTGGCACTTTCAATCTGAAAAGCACGTGTTTGTTCCCTACCTTATCAAAGTAGATGACGTTGGTCCGGTTGCTCATTTCCGAAGGTTCGTGGTTGGTATTTCGGACGGCCGAGAAGGCAACTTTAGCGCTGCCGGAGCGCACCGAGATGCCCAGCGCGGTGCCCGTCGGGTCCGACGTCGGGTTGGAGTCGCACACCACCAGGCACTTCCCCTCCAGGACGATCGGTTCCGTCTCGTTCTGAGCGCGGCTCGGGTTGGGGCTTGCCGCGAGCCACACGGCACTCAGCAGGCAAAACGCCAACATACCCACGATCACAAGCGACGACTTGGGCTTTTTAGTCCACTTTGAAACGTCAAATACGGCGGCGAGAGTGTCCCCAGCGTTGGCCCAAAGTGACGCAAACTCTGCTGGGAGTTGGCGAACACGCTTGCTCTGGAAATCTAGTTGGCGGCAAGGGCTTAGCTCCTCTCCTTTCTTTCTCAAGTTCCACCAAGTCCAGCTCGATTTGACACTGGGAATCCGTCGtcctttcttttcttatttttttcctttttcacttCTTTGCAGCTTTTCACTGATTTGCAGGACAGGAGAGGAGTGTGTCGCGCGGCGCGGCGGGGCCGTGGTGTGTGCACGCGGAAGAAGCAGTCATAGCGCGCGCAGAGACGCTGTAGGTTGGCCAATGGGTGGGTGGCGGTGGGGGGCGAGCGCTTCGTCTGGCTagctcgcgcgcgcgcgcgactGAATTATTGATACGTCACATAGGAGAGTTTCAAACACAAAGGGCTCCGGAGGAAGAGACGCCGCGACGCAGCTCGAGACGCTAACGCcttgcttttacttttttttctccttttctccCGCAACCGCAGAGTTGGCCCTACCTCCGGGCATGTGGAACCATCATCGGATTAGCGCGTGCGCGTCCCACCTATTTTCCAATCGCCTCGACCCACATGATCCCCGCCCCTCCTGCACTTcaggcatctctctctctctctctctctctctctctctctctctctctctctctctctctctctctctctctctctctctctctctctctctctctctctcaatttctcgctctctctcaattTCTCGCTCGCTTGCTTTCTCTCCCTCCATCGTCGGTGGGCAGGTGGCACGTTTCAATTTTGAAACGATTACAGTGTATGGGCCAGGAAAATGCGTATGAAACACTTGACCAATTCATGACATGTCAGAACCTGAGCAACATTGTTTATGAAAAAAGACGTATGGCTCGAGCGCTAGCTCGTTTACTTTTTCTTACTTATGGTATAAAAGCGAAATATTTGAACCATAAAAAGCATCAgataataaaatgtaattgccTCTGCACCAAACTAGTATGGCTTTTAACGTTTAACTTTAATATTTACTTTGTAGGCAGCacggcggtcgactggttaacacgccggcctcacagtgcaaaggtgaaGGGTTCGACTTCGGCTCTGGTCTTCGCATAAATATAGAGAGTATGTACATAATGGAAGGGCAGCACATAAGCAAAAATAAAGTGACCATTAGTGCAGTAATTACAGGACAATGACACTTGTGCGGATGATGCAGATGGTCATTGCATGATTTAATGTGACCACTATCAGCAACAGTAGGGAGGAGCAGTGGAGATAGGACGCATCCCTGGGGATCTCCTTGGCTGATGGTGTTGATGGTGTAGAGATGTCAGACCAACAGGCCTGTCGTCATTCACTTGCAATaatgtagtttttttaattggggaCTGGGATGATGATGGAGcatttgaagcaggatggggtCTCAAACAGCTCCAAGGATCTGTTGCAGTTCTGTGTAAAGTCTGGCGCAAGCCGGTCAGTCCAGACGCTCAGGCAGGAGGGAGACACACCATGTGGACTGTGACTGAGGTCGTTGTTAGTGGGGGTGGGAGTGTGTTTTGGGTGTGAAAGTGTCCATTTCAAATTTGCATTAGAACATATTGAGGTCGTCAGCCAGTTCCTTATTGTTCTCGTCTTGGGGGATGCTCTCCTGGAGTTTGTTACTgatttcaggccattccacaacCACACACAGTTGTTAACAGTGAActgctttttttccatcttttctgCATAGCGTCTCTTGGTGATGTTCATTTGCTTTGTCAGATGCTTTTCGGGCCTGTTTGCAAAGTGCTTGATACCTTCTTTGAAAGGCATTCACCATAGCCTTGTTGTTGGTGAACGAGTGGAACATTTTCTGTTGACAGACACATGTCATCACAGAAACTAATGTAGGATGTTCCAGTCTTCGTATGTTCATCCAAGCTGCCagctgaagtttcaaagacactCCAGCCAGTGCATTGCTTCATTGGTCCACTTGGTCACAGTTTTCACATTTGTGCTTGTATGTTGGAATGACATGGATTAATCAGTGATTAGACAAATCCAAAATTGAGTGGGGTAATAAAGCAGATGAATATcgcagaagggggaaaaaagggtgcTCCACAGGGTCACATGCCACCCCTATTGCCTAACCTAAACACATCTTGAAGGTTAAAATTAACCCAAAGAGCACCCTCAGCCTtatattgtaaataaatacactcCAACCTGCTCAATACATTTGCAAAATTACAAAGAATGTCAGCATTCccacacaaaaaccaaaaaaatatttctgtgaCTTTTATCCGCTAAAGCCAGAGTCCATTCACTTGCAGAATGTTTTTGGGCAAATTCATTAGAGTTATGCATTTCAAATGCATGAAACATTTCCGTTCATTTGAATTACTTGAACTTAAACATAAACGGGCCAATAAACTATGTGGTGTATATTTGCCAGTCAAATGGAAATGAAGCAAATAAGAACGAGAGTTATGTGCAACACACACAACTACT is a window from the Hippocampus zosterae strain Florida chromosome 3, ASM2543408v3, whole genome shotgun sequence genome containing:
- the cbln1 gene encoding cerebellin-1 isoform X2, which gives rise to MLAFCLLSAVWLAASPNPSRAQNETEPIVLEGKCLVVCDSNPTSDPTGTALGISVRSGSAKVAFSAVRNTNHEPSEMSNRTNVIYFDKVLVNVGSNFDEERSNFVAPRKGIYSFNFHVVKVYNRQTIQMDNLWRCGGKMTTAACQPKCDVNPFMHPVT
- the cbln1 gene encoding cerebellin-1 isoform X1; its protein translation is MLAFCLLSAVWLAASPNPSRAQNETEPIVLEGKCLVVCDSNPTSDPTGTALGISVRSGSAKVAFSAVRNTNHEPSEMSNRTNVIYFDKVLVNVGSNFDEERSNFVAPRKGIYSFNFHVVKVYNRQTIQVSLMHNGWPVISAFAGDQDVTREAASNGVLIQMEKGDRAYLKLERGNLMGGWKYSTFSGFLVFPM